From Cecembia calidifontis, one genomic window encodes:
- a CDS encoding energy transducer TonB, producing the protein MEAKKTPKADLTKKSGMFLNLGLLVSVGLVLFAFEYKSYDVGPLKDLGQVADDFEELLDIPITEQPPPPPPPIEQPIIQEVPDEVEIEEKIEVDFDLDVKEETVIREVVIADAPVVEKADEIFDVVENSPEFPGGMEAWNEYLRKNLKYPTQARRMGIEGTVYVVFVVNTDGSIQDVEILRGIGGGCDEEALRVVSNAPKWTPGKQRGRPVRVRMRLPIRFKLG; encoded by the coding sequence ATGGAAGCTAAAAAGACGCCAAAAGCGGATTTGACCAAAAAATCAGGGATGTTCCTGAACCTTGGTCTCCTTGTGAGCGTCGGCCTGGTTCTCTTCGCTTTCGAATATAAGTCCTACGATGTCGGACCTTTGAAAGATTTGGGACAGGTTGCCGATGATTTCGAGGAACTATTGGATATTCCTATTACCGAACAGCCACCACCGCCACCACCTCCAATCGAGCAGCCTATCATTCAGGAAGTTCCTGATGAAGTGGAAATCGAGGAAAAAATCGAAGTTGATTTTGACTTGGATGTAAAAGAGGAAACTGTAATCAGAGAAGTTGTCATCGCTGATGCACCTGTGGTTGAAAAGGCAGATGAGATCTTTGACGTTGTGGAAAACTCTCCAGAATTCCCAGGAGGAATGGAAGCTTGGAACGAATATTTGAGGAAGAACCTTAAATATCCTACCCAGGCAAGAAGGATGGGTATAGAAGGTACAGTTTATGTGGTATTCGTAGTAAACACCGATGGGTCTATTCAGGATGTTGAAATCCTGAGAGGTATCGGAGGTGGATGTGACGAGGAAGCATTGAGGGTAGTTTCCAATGCACCTAAGTGGACTCCAGGAAAGCAAAGGGGACGTCCGGTAAGGGTAAGGATGAGACTTCCAATCCGATTCAAACTTGGATAA
- the kbl gene encoding glycine C-acetyltransferase: MYDTLKPKLQEELKEIEAAGLFKRERIITSPQAAEITISGGKKVLNFCANNYLGLSSHPKVIEAAKKTIDTHGFGMSSVRFICGTQDIHKELEEKISKFLGTEDTILYAAAFDANGGVFEPLFGAEDAIISDALNHASIIDGVRLCKAMRFRYKHNNMEDLEAQLKEADAKGAQQKIIVTDGVFSMDGTIAQLDKIVGLAEKYKALVMSDECHSTGFMGKTGRGVHEYRDVMGKIDIITGTLGKALGGASGGFTSGRKEIIEMLRQRSRPYLFSNTLAPSIVGASIAVFDLLSETTELRDKLEDNTKYFRAKMTEAGFDIKPGEHAIVPIMLYDAVLSQKMAEKLLEKGIYVIGFYYPVVPKGEARIRVQISAGHEKHHLDKAIQAFIEVGKELGVIK, encoded by the coding sequence ATGTACGATACTTTAAAACCCAAATTACAAGAAGAGTTAAAAGAAATTGAAGCCGCAGGTCTGTTCAAAAGAGAAAGAATCATCACTTCTCCGCAAGCTGCGGAAATAACCATCTCAGGAGGCAAAAAAGTTCTCAATTTTTGTGCGAACAACTACTTGGGACTTTCCTCTCACCCAAAAGTTATCGAAGCCGCAAAAAAGACTATTGACACCCATGGTTTCGGTATGTCTTCTGTACGATTTATCTGTGGAACCCAAGACATCCATAAAGAACTCGAAGAAAAAATATCCAAATTCCTGGGAACGGAAGATACCATTCTGTATGCTGCGGCTTTTGATGCCAATGGAGGTGTATTCGAACCCTTATTTGGTGCAGAGGATGCCATTATCTCTGATGCCCTTAACCATGCTTCCATAATAGACGGAGTAAGGCTTTGTAAGGCTATGCGCTTCCGCTATAAGCACAATAATATGGAAGACTTGGAAGCCCAACTAAAGGAAGCAGACGCCAAAGGAGCCCAACAAAAGATCATCGTAACAGATGGGGTTTTCTCCATGGACGGCACTATTGCCCAGTTGGACAAAATTGTAGGCCTAGCGGAGAAATACAAGGCCTTAGTGATGTCTGATGAATGTCATTCAACAGGCTTTATGGGAAAAACCGGCAGGGGTGTCCATGAATATCGTGATGTGATGGGCAAGATTGATATCATCACAGGAACTTTGGGCAAGGCCTTAGGAGGAGCTTCCGGTGGTTTTACCTCTGGCCGTAAAGAAATCATTGAAATGCTCAGGCAAAGATCAAGGCCTTACCTTTTTTCCAATACCCTCGCTCCATCCATTGTTGGAGCTTCCATCGCCGTTTTTGATCTTTTGAGTGAGACTACAGAACTGAGAGACAAGCTGGAAGACAACACCAAATATTTCAGGGCCAAAATGACTGAGGCAGGATTTGACATCAAACCAGGTGAACATGCCATTGTCCCAATCATGCTATATGATGCGGTTCTTTCTCAGAAAATGGCAGAAAAATTACTTGAAAAGGGAATTTATGTGATTGGATTCTACTATCCTGTGGTTCCAAAGGGTGAAGCAAGGATTAGGGTACAAATATCTGCAGGACATGAAAAGCATCACCTGGACAAAGCAATTCAAGCATTCATTGAAGTAGGGAAGGAACTGGGGGTTATAAAATAA
- a CDS encoding NAD-dependent epimerase/dehydratase family protein produces MERVLIIGAAGQLGSELTQALADIYGGENVIATDIQPQALEKFDYCKTKVLDVMDKKTVRSLVKSENVKQIYHLAAVLSATGEKNPLFAWQLNMDSLLFVLELAREEKLDKIYWPSSIAVFGPNTPKVNTPQFCVKEPNTVYGISKQVGERWCEYYFQKYGVDVRSLRYPGLIGYKSLPGGGTTDYAVDIYHKAIAGEHFVSFLKEDTYLPMMYMPDAIKATLDLMHAPEENVKIRSSYNLAAISFSPKEIYESIKKHYPDFTISYEPDFRQSIADSWPDSIDDSRAREDWGWKHEYDLEKMTEDILKHLPTYSF; encoded by the coding sequence ATGGAAAGAGTTTTAATCATAGGAGCGGCAGGACAATTAGGTTCTGAGCTGACGCAGGCACTTGCAGATATTTATGGCGGCGAAAATGTCATTGCTACCGATATCCAACCTCAAGCTTTGGAGAAGTTTGATTATTGTAAAACAAAGGTCCTCGACGTCATGGATAAAAAGACTGTAAGGAGTCTTGTGAAATCCGAAAATGTAAAGCAGATATATCATTTGGCGGCAGTTCTGTCAGCAACAGGTGAAAAGAATCCACTTTTTGCATGGCAGCTTAATATGGACAGTTTGCTGTTTGTTTTGGAATTGGCAAGGGAAGAGAAGCTTGATAAAATTTACTGGCCTTCTTCAATAGCTGTTTTTGGGCCCAATACGCCCAAAGTAAATACCCCGCAGTTTTGTGTGAAAGAGCCGAATACCGTTTATGGGATTTCCAAACAGGTAGGTGAACGATGGTGTGAATACTATTTTCAGAAATATGGAGTGGATGTAAGGAGTTTAAGGTATCCAGGATTGATAGGGTATAAATCTTTACCTGGTGGAGGTACGACTGATTATGCAGTGGACATCTATCACAAAGCCATTGCAGGTGAACATTTTGTTTCATTTTTGAAAGAAGACACATACCTCCCTATGATGTATATGCCTGATGCCATTAAAGCTACCTTGGATTTGATGCATGCTCCTGAGGAGAATGTTAAAATTAGGTCCAGCTATAATCTTGCTGCTATCAGCTTCTCCCCGAAGGAAATTTATGAGAGTATCAAAAAACACTATCCGGACTTCACTATTAGTTATGAGCCTGATTTTAGACAGTCTATCGCAGACAGCTGGCCGGACAGCATTGATGACAGCAGGGCCAGGGAAGATTGGGGATGGAAGCATGAGTATGATTTGGAGAAAATGACAGAAGATATTTTAAAGCATTTGCCAACTTATTCATTTTAA
- the sprA gene encoding cell surface protein SprA gives MLGRQFFFKDSILKFASVFLLLLCFILPSLESFAQETVIDTLTVSRLDSLNKRRISPSFLLWPSLRTNPLFPNQNPYRPQYSPFYPSPSLRQNIRVEMDSTLKYRIQDELDSASLTPGVIYDFDEFSKIQEFKVRQEYWRTRSRGMDGESPVTGRDISIPFTSSPQFDRIFGGDEITLVPTGFVNLDLGAIFRRIDNPAIPIRQQQNGNFNFNQQIQMAVNGSLGQKMRMAANFDSNNSFDFQNQLKVEYQGFKEDIIKSIEIGNVSMPVQNSLIHGAQNLFGVKTQMQFGNLFVTSVASTQRGRRDELVIEAGGQGRMFEIQGSNYDENRHFFLAHFFRDNYERWLRGIPQILSGVNITRVEVYIMNRANNTETLRNFVSFMDLGEGTRIFRPTNPNIGTGSPGSPAANNANLLFQNLLANPSFRPADTGSSAIESSLQLTRGIDFEQVSGARKLGPNEFFFHRELGYISLSRRLQNDEVLAVSFEYTFNGQVFKVGEMSEDYQNRPQNEFIYLKMLRPARININIPTWDLMMKNIYNLNANQVMRDGFQLQVIYRDDRTGLDNPTLLEGENVRNRPLIRLMGLDNLNPQNDPAPDGNFDFVPGITIFPDRGLLAFPVLEPFGRTLRNLFLPNERNLADRFVFDTLYRTTRADAELVTRYDKFFIKGRLTAGSASEILLPGLNISPGSVIVMAGNIPLTEGVDFTVDYNIGRVNIINESILQSGKRISISFEKADLVSFQTRSLLGTRLDYAVNEKLSLGGTFLYLNERPNITRIATGAETLRNSMWGLDANFSDESRFLTKLADFLPFTNTKEKSLVTFSGEFAQLLPGTSNRVAGEPTVYIDDFETAITPYGLGNAAAQTWRLAATPKTDNDQFDLSSTTEDRLGNTYRRAKLAWYNIDNVFYRESGPGVPGNITREDRQNHYVRRVIPQEIFQSRDRDVIIVPEPLFELAYFPSERGMYNYNPALTPDGFLPNPRLNYGGVTRAITTEVDFDRTNVEYIEFWLLDPFIQGPNGRVLDGKFNQNNTTGGKLRFNLGEISEDVVKDSRHGFENGLPADGDFSQTATTEWGRITRQQFLIPAFDNSPEARTNQDVGLDGLNSAEEAEFFRDRFLNRLNVTPQVLQEIEADPSADNFKYYLDQDFDNRDIKILERYKNFNGMEGNTPITSNVNLPFTPSGSNLPDNEDLNNDNTINELEAYYEYEIDLRPGQLEVGRGYIVDRVTSIQSGDEVSWYLFRIPVRNPDRVQGEISGFKSIRFMRTYLTDFEQPVVLRMANFRLVASQWRVFQESLFERGFFEIPEPDNSNFTVGVVNIEENSQGSATQSPYVLPPGITRDRDNLAAVERQLNEQSLRLCVEDLQARDARAVFKNTGSLNLVQYERIKMFFHADSEDAENGELTAFIRMGTDYTDNYYEIEVPLLITPKGTRDPRQIWPLENELDIAIKEIVGVKVDRDNQRVPLNLAFTQEIRQYKVTVVGRPELSLIQGMMIGIRNPGATGGGSRSICIWANELRVTGFIESSGWAANAILNTQIADVATISTSIRHNTVGFGGLETRLSQRSLESATQYDISANVSVEKLLPEALNMTIPMYASMENITVRPEYDPLNPDVPLRLALDKFQSDAERDLYRSQVLDLMKRRNIGFSNVRKNRNPAKESVKIYDLSNFSVSYAFGSVRQSNINTARYEFETRVGNIAYVYQPKPLILEPFKNAEWSGGSGFRLIRDINFNFVPTSVSARVDLDRRFMRTQFRNDQLTTDGVDPFYQKSFFLNRTFNVNWDLTKNLRVDLMSRNFSVVDEPEGARDTQEARDSVRVNLRNFGRTTNYTHQLMANYKLPLDKVKALDWIGMDYRYSANYAWLTGAIGQRDTLGNVIQNTRDRAITGKLDLVKLYNKNAKLRALYAPRRPSIPGRQVVNAEDTIGTPFTNKLIKFLTMVKDINFRYSVVEGTFLPGYMENTGLLGLDRSFLNPGLGFIFGSQDPNLRFRLAEDGLMAPSVELTQAFRQNKAVNLQLTALAEPFKDFRINFEARKRETGEYSEIFRNSGDPDLRFSSLSPNRLGGYSITYSIIRTAFVRDDNNNNSPVFRQLENNRAVIQARLNAQNPGGEFGLNGQDVLTLAFLSAYSGRDANSINLNPLPQIPLPNWRVDYRGLSQIPALREYFSSINLTHGYASTYEVSNFSNSLLYQQGLELFNRVSNIIPGANLTDEFGQFIPIFILNQVILTERFAPLIGVNLLTKDRLNIAMEYNTERNLGLNFSNAQVTEQNSRDFGFDLGYTKAGVKVPFKIQGRQEVLKNDLQLRLNTRVVDTRQVQRKIEDVNTVTNGNLNLQIRPTVGYVINQNLNIQIYFDRTINDPRVTTAFRRSSTAFGGQLRFNLSQ, from the coding sequence TTGCTTGGGCGTCAATTTTTTTTCAAAGATTCCATCTTAAAGTTTGCATCAGTTTTTTTGCTGTTGCTGTGTTTTATTTTACCCTCCTTGGAATCCTTTGCACAGGAGACTGTTATAGATACCTTGACAGTAAGTAGGCTGGACTCTCTCAACAAAAGGAGGATATCACCGTCTTTCTTACTTTGGCCAAGCCTTAGGACAAATCCTCTTTTTCCCAACCAAAATCCGTATAGGCCGCAATATTCGCCATTTTATCCTTCGCCTTCACTAAGGCAAAATATCAGAGTGGAAATGGATTCCACTTTGAAGTATAGGATTCAGGATGAGCTGGACTCTGCTTCTTTAACTCCTGGAGTAATCTATGATTTTGATGAGTTTTCAAAAATTCAGGAATTCAAAGTCAGGCAGGAGTATTGGAGAACCAGGTCGAGAGGGATGGATGGAGAAAGTCCCGTAACGGGAAGAGATATTTCGATTCCATTTACCAGTTCTCCTCAGTTTGACAGGATTTTTGGAGGAGATGAAATTACACTGGTACCTACAGGTTTTGTCAACCTGGATCTTGGAGCCATTTTCAGAAGAATAGACAATCCGGCTATCCCTATCAGGCAGCAACAAAACGGCAATTTTAATTTCAATCAGCAGATCCAAATGGCAGTTAATGGCAGTTTGGGTCAGAAGATGCGAATGGCAGCCAACTTTGACTCCAACAACTCTTTTGACTTTCAGAATCAGTTGAAGGTAGAATACCAGGGCTTCAAGGAAGATATCATCAAATCTATAGAGATAGGGAATGTCAGCATGCCTGTGCAAAACAGTCTGATTCATGGAGCCCAGAATTTATTTGGTGTAAAGACCCAGATGCAGTTCGGTAACCTTTTTGTCACCTCTGTGGCTTCTACCCAGCGTGGAAGGAGAGATGAGCTTGTCATTGAGGCTGGAGGACAGGGTAGGATGTTTGAAATCCAGGGTTCCAATTATGATGAGAACAGACACTTTTTTTTGGCCCACTTTTTTAGAGACAATTATGAGCGCTGGCTAAGGGGTATACCTCAGATTCTTTCCGGAGTAAATATCACCCGGGTGGAGGTTTACATCATGAACAGGGCCAATAATACCGAGACATTAAGGAATTTTGTTTCCTTTATGGATTTGGGCGAAGGGACCCGGATTTTTAGGCCTACCAATCCCAATATAGGTACCGGAAGTCCAGGAAGTCCAGCGGCCAATAATGCCAACCTGCTCTTTCAGAACCTCTTGGCAAATCCTTCTTTCAGACCTGCAGACACAGGGTCAAGTGCCATTGAATCTTCCTTGCAGCTTACCAGGGGAATTGATTTTGAACAGGTAAGTGGAGCCAGAAAGTTGGGACCCAACGAGTTCTTCTTTCACCGGGAGTTAGGTTATATTTCGCTTTCAAGGAGGTTGCAAAATGATGAGGTTTTGGCTGTTTCTTTTGAATACACCTTTAATGGTCAGGTATTCAAAGTGGGAGAAATGTCAGAAGATTATCAAAACAGGCCTCAGAATGAATTTATTTACCTGAAAATGTTGCGTCCTGCAAGGATAAACATCAACATTCCTACTTGGGACCTGATGATGAAAAACATTTATAACCTGAATGCCAATCAGGTGATGAGGGACGGTTTTCAGCTTCAGGTAATTTACAGAGATGATAGGACGGGTTTGGATAATCCTACCCTCTTGGAAGGGGAGAATGTAAGAAACAGGCCGTTGATCCGATTGATGGGTTTGGATAACCTTAACCCTCAGAATGATCCAGCTCCCGATGGGAATTTTGACTTTGTTCCAGGAATTACAATTTTTCCTGACAGGGGATTACTTGCTTTCCCGGTGTTGGAACCTTTTGGGAGGACATTAAGGAATCTTTTTCTTCCCAACGAACGTAACTTGGCCGATCGCTTTGTATTTGATACGCTCTACCGGACAACAAGGGCCGATGCAGAACTGGTGACGCGCTATGATAAATTTTTTATCAAGGGCAGGTTGACAGCCGGTTCAGCTTCGGAGATTTTGTTGCCTGGCTTGAATATTTCTCCTGGATCCGTGATTGTGATGGCAGGCAATATTCCCTTGACAGAGGGTGTTGATTTTACGGTTGATTACAATATTGGACGTGTCAATATCATTAATGAGTCTATTCTTCAGTCAGGGAAAAGAATTTCCATCAGTTTTGAAAAAGCAGATCTTGTATCCTTTCAAACGCGAAGTCTTTTAGGGACAAGATTGGATTATGCGGTCAATGAAAAGCTGAGTCTGGGGGGAACATTTCTTTACCTTAATGAAAGGCCAAATATAACCAGGATTGCCACTGGGGCTGAAACCCTAAGGAACAGCATGTGGGGATTGGATGCCAATTTCTCGGATGAATCCCGGTTCCTTACCAAACTGGCAGATTTTCTTCCATTTACCAATACCAAGGAAAAATCTTTGGTAACCTTTAGTGGAGAATTTGCCCAACTGCTACCTGGTACTTCCAATAGAGTTGCTGGAGAGCCGACGGTCTATATCGATGATTTTGAAACAGCCATTACTCCCTATGGCTTGGGAAATGCTGCTGCCCAAACTTGGAGATTGGCTGCAACACCAAAGACTGATAATGATCAGTTTGATTTAAGCAGCACAACGGAAGACCGTTTAGGCAATACTTATCGAAGGGCAAAGCTGGCCTGGTATAACATAGACAACGTGTTTTACCGAGAGAGTGGGCCTGGGGTTCCCGGCAATATTACCAGAGAGGATCGGCAAAATCACTATGTGAGAAGGGTAATACCTCAAGAAATTTTCCAAAGCAGGGATAGGGACGTCATTATAGTACCTGAGCCACTTTTTGAATTGGCTTATTTCCCAAGTGAAAGGGGGATGTATAATTACAATCCTGCACTGACCCCGGATGGTTTTCTTCCCAATCCAAGGCTGAATTATGGAGGAGTTACAAGGGCTATCACCACAGAAGTGGACTTTGATAGGACAAATGTGGAATATATTGAGTTCTGGTTACTCGATCCATTTATTCAAGGGCCCAATGGCAGGGTCTTAGATGGAAAGTTTAATCAGAACAATACAACAGGTGGAAAACTTCGGTTTAATTTAGGGGAAATTTCCGAGGATGTGGTAAAAGACAGCAGGCATGGATTTGAAAATGGCTTGCCGGCAGATGGAGACTTTAGTCAGACAGCTACCACAGAATGGGGAAGGATTACGAGGCAACAGTTTTTAATTCCTGCTTTTGATAATTCACCTGAAGCAAGGACCAACCAAGATGTCGGTCTGGATGGTCTGAACTCGGCTGAAGAAGCAGAATTTTTTAGAGATAGGTTTTTAAATAGGCTGAATGTAACGCCACAGGTCCTTCAGGAAATTGAAGCTGATCCTTCGGCTGATAATTTCAAGTATTATTTGGATCAGGATTTTGACAATAGAGATATCAAAATTCTGGAGCGTTATAAGAATTTCAATGGTATGGAAGGGAACACCCCTATTACTTCTAATGTCAACCTGCCATTTACACCTTCTGGTTCCAACCTTCCGGACAATGAAGACTTGAATAATGACAATACAATCAATGAGCTGGAGGCCTATTATGAATACGAAATTGACCTTAGACCAGGACAATTGGAAGTCGGGAGAGGGTACATTGTCGACCGGGTTACTTCTATTCAGAGCGGGGATGAGGTAAGTTGGTACCTGTTTAGGATACCGGTCAGAAATCCTGATAGGGTTCAGGGCGAAATCTCAGGATTTAAATCTATCCGTTTTATGAGGACTTACCTCACAGATTTTGAACAGCCCGTTGTCTTGAGAATGGCTAATTTCCGTTTGGTGGCCAGTCAATGGCGTGTATTCCAAGAGTCACTTTTCGAAAGGGGCTTTTTTGAGATTCCTGAACCTGATAATTCCAATTTTACTGTTGGTGTCGTCAATATCGAAGAAAACAGTCAAGGAAGTGCTACCCAGAGCCCGTATGTGCTGCCTCCTGGAATTACGCGGGACAGGGATAATTTAGCAGCTGTGGAAAGGCAGTTGAACGAGCAATCCCTCCGTCTTTGTGTTGAAGATCTGCAGGCCAGGGATGCCCGGGCAGTATTTAAGAACACAGGGTCCCTCAACCTGGTACAATATGAAAGGATCAAGATGTTTTTCCATGCCGACTCTGAGGATGCTGAAAATGGAGAATTGACTGCCTTTATCAGGATGGGTACTGATTATACTGATAATTATTACGAAATAGAGGTTCCACTTTTAATTACTCCAAAGGGAACCAGAGATCCAAGGCAGATCTGGCCTTTGGAAAATGAACTTGACATAGCCATCAAAGAGATTGTAGGGGTCAAAGTGGACAGGGACAATCAAAGGGTTCCTTTGAATTTGGCCTTTACACAGGAAATCAGGCAATATAAAGTGACAGTGGTGGGAAGGCCCGAACTCAGTCTTATACAAGGTATGATGATTGGTATCCGTAACCCAGGAGCCACAGGAGGAGGCTCCAGGTCTATCTGTATATGGGCAAACGAATTACGAGTGACTGGTTTTATCGAATCCTCCGGTTGGGCAGCCAATGCCATTTTGAATACTCAGATTGCAGATGTAGCTACAATTTCTACTTCCATTAGACACAATACGGTTGGATTTGGAGGTTTGGAAACAAGACTATCCCAGCGCTCTTTGGAGTCTGCCACCCAATATGATATTTCTGCCAATGTCAGTGTAGAAAAACTTTTGCCTGAGGCATTGAATATGACCATACCCATGTATGCCAGTATGGAAAATATCACGGTAAGGCCTGAATATGATCCATTGAACCCTGATGTTCCTTTGAGGCTGGCATTGGACAAATTCCAGTCAGATGCAGAGAGGGATTTGTACCGAAGTCAGGTGCTGGACCTAATGAAAAGAAGAAATATTGGGTTTTCCAATGTCCGGAAAAACCGTAATCCGGCTAAGGAAAGTGTCAAGATTTATGATTTGAGTAATTTCTCGGTTTCCTATGCTTTTGGTAGTGTGCGACAGAGCAATATCAATACAGCGCGTTATGAGTTTGAGACAAGGGTTGGGAATATTGCCTATGTGTACCAACCCAAACCTTTGATCTTAGAGCCATTTAAAAATGCGGAATGGTCCGGAGGTTCCGGATTCAGATTGATAAGGGACATCAATTTTAATTTTGTTCCGACGAGTGTATCTGCACGGGTTGATCTAGACAGGAGGTTCATGCGTACCCAATTTAGAAATGACCAGTTGACCACTGATGGGGTTGATCCATTCTACCAAAAAAGTTTCTTCCTTAACCGGACCTTTAATGTCAATTGGGATTTGACCAAAAATCTAAGGGTTGATTTGATGAGCAGGAATTTCTCTGTAGTGGATGAGCCCGAAGGTGCCCGTGATACCCAAGAGGCAAGGGATTCCGTTAGGGTCAATCTTAGGAATTTTGGTAGAACTACCAATTATACCCATCAATTGATGGCCAATTACAAGCTGCCATTGGATAAGGTCAAAGCCTTGGACTGGATTGGTATGGATTATAGGTATTCAGCCAATTATGCCTGGCTCACCGGAGCCATCGGACAAAGGGACACTTTGGGTAATGTGATACAGAATACCCGGGATCGAGCTATCACCGGCAAGTTGGATCTTGTCAAATTGTATAACAAAAATGCAAAGTTGAGGGCATTGTATGCCCCAAGGAGACCGAGTATACCCGGAAGACAGGTGGTAAATGCAGAAGATACCATCGGCACCCCATTTACCAATAAACTTATCAAGTTTTTGACTATGGTAAAAGATATCAATTTTAGGTATTCAGTGGTGGAGGGTACTTTTTTACCGGGTTATATGGAAAATACGGGTTTATTGGGGTTGGACAGAAGCTTCTTGAATCCAGGTCTTGGATTCATTTTTGGAAGTCAGGACCCCAATCTCAGGTTCAGGTTAGCAGAGGATGGATTGATGGCGCCAAGTGTTGAGCTTACCCAGGCTTTCCGGCAGAATAAAGCTGTCAACCTCCAACTGACTGCTTTGGCGGAGCCTTTCAAAGATTTCAGGATCAATTTTGAAGCTAGAAAGCGGGAAACAGGAGAATACAGTGAGATATTTAGGAACTCCGGAGATCCTGACTTGCGGTTTAGCAGCCTGAGTCCCAATAGACTTGGTGGGTATAGCATTACTTATTCTATCATAAGGACGGCTTTTGTAAGGGATGATAACAACAACAATTCACCTGTATTCAGGCAACTTGAAAATAATAGGGCAGTCATTCAGGCCAGGCTCAATGCCCAAAACCCCGGGGGTGAGTTTGGATTGAATGGGCAGGATGTATTGACATTGGCATTTTTGTCCGCTTATTCCGGTAGGGATGCGAATTCGATTAATTTGAATCCTTTGCCTCAAATACCATTGCCAAATTGGAGAGTAGATTATCGCGGACTCTCGCAGATTCCAGCATTGAGGGAATATTTCTCCTCTATTAATTTGACCCATGGCTATGCGTCAACTTATGAGGTCAGTAATTTTTCCAATTCCCTTTTATATCAGCAAGGCTTGGAACTTTTCAATCGGGTGTCCAATATCATTCCTGGAGCGAACCTGACAGATGAGTTTGGACAGTTTATTCCGATTTTCATTTTAAATCAGGTAATTCTAACAGAGCGTTTTGCTCCTCTGATAGGGGTTAATTTGCTTACCAAGGACAGGTTGAATATTGCGATGGAGTATAATACAGAAAGGAATCTTGGATTGAATTTTTCCAATGCCCAGGTAACAGAGCAAAATAGCAGGGATTTTGGATTTGATCTGGGTTATACCAAGGCTGGTGTCAAAGTACCTTTTAAAATTCAGGGAAGACAGGAAGTTCTGAAAAATGATCTCCAGTTAAGGTTGAATACACGGGTAGTGGATACACGTCAGGTACAGAGGAAAATTGAAGACGTAAACACAGTTACAAATGGAAATTTGAACCTTCAGATCAGGCCCACAGTGGGTTATGTGATCAATCAAAATCTGAATATTCAGATTTATTTTGATAGGACAATCAACGACCCGAGGGTCACTACTGCCTTTAGAAGAAGCTCTACAGCCTTCGGTGGACAATTACGATTTAATTTGTCACAATAG
- a CDS encoding VanZ family protein gives MTPGNNLPKVPLFPFADKLIHFSCFSVLTFLWARVGTLDEKKCIKWGKLLTNMLVFSIFFPIFIEYLQMFVPNRSFELEDILANLFGGLIGFSGFIILYKAKSSLV, from the coding sequence TTGACCCCGGGCAATAATCTGCCAAAAGTACCCTTATTTCCGTTTGCCGATAAGCTGATTCATTTTAGTTGCTTTTCGGTATTGACCTTTCTATGGGCCCGGGTTGGGACTTTGGATGAAAAAAAATGTATCAAATGGGGAAAACTATTGACTAACATGTTAGTATTTTCAATTTTTTTTCCTATATTTATAGAGTATTTGCAAATGTTTGTTCCTAACCGGTCATTTGAGTTGGAGGATATCCTGGCAAATCTCTTTGGAGGTTTAATTGGTTTTAGCGGTTTTATTATTTTATACAAGGCGAAAAGTTCTCTTGTATAA
- the gcvH gene encoding glycine cleavage system protein GcvH yields the protein MNFPEELKYTKDHEWVRIEDGIATIGITEFAQRELGDIVYVEVETVGETISAGEVFGTVEAVKTVSDLFMPVEGEILEFNEELESSPELVNDSPYGEGWMIKVKLTGDLPDDLLSAAEYAELVGA from the coding sequence ATGAACTTTCCAGAAGAACTTAAGTACACCAAAGACCACGAGTGGGTAAGGATTGAAGATGGTATTGCCACCATCGGGATTACTGAATTTGCCCAAAGAGAACTTGGCGATATTGTCTATGTAGAAGTAGAGACTGTTGGAGAGACCATCAGTGCAGGTGAGGTTTTTGGCACAGTGGAAGCTGTTAAGACAGTTTCGGATCTATTTATGCCTGTGGAGGGTGAAATCCTGGAGTTCAATGAAGAATTGGAATCCTCTCCAGAACTCGTAAATGATTCTCCTTATGGAGAAGGATGGATGATTAAAGTGAAATTAACAGGAGACCTTCCGGATGATCTGCTTTCTGCGGCGGAATATGCGGAGCTGGTAGGAGCTTGA